Part of the Sinomonas atrocyanea genome is shown below.
CGCCCCGATCTCGACCGTCACCTCGGCATGCTGGATCGGCACCGAGGTGAACGAGACCCAGCCGCGGAAGTTGTTGAAGGCGTCCGACTCGCCGTGCAGGCCGGGCCGGGCGTACATGACGCGGCCGAGCACGCGCACCCGCCGCGTGGACCCGTAGCCGCGGTACGCGACCACCTGCGCCACGTAGTCCCCGCGCCTGGCCTGCCGGGTGCGCAGGTCGTTCCAGGACTGCGCGACGCGCTGTGCCACATGGAACAGCGGCTTGAGCCGGGGGGAAGCGCCGGCGAACCCGGACTCGGGCGGGGAGGCGAGTGCTGTCGCGGTGCCTGCGGCGGACGCCTCGCCGCCGGGGTCGGCGCCGGCGGTGCGGGGGCCGTCGGGGCCGGAGACGGCGTGGGGGTGCTGCGCGGTCATGGTCCCACTGTCCCACGGGGAAGGGGCCCGCATCACATCGGGCGCCCGTCCGCGGGCCCTTTCCCGGGCATTTCCCCCTGCAGGCGTCCGGGGCAGCGGGGCCGGCACTGCCTCAGACCCGCGCGAGCTGCTCGATGTCCTCGAGGAACGCGGCGGCGACCTCGTCGCTCACGGTCGTCTTGGTCTCCGCAATGGCCTCGAGGTAGTCCTGCGTGCTGGGCCCCCGCCGCGCACCGGTGTCCGCCGGGTGGGTGCCGTCCGCGGCTGTGCGCACCGGCCCCCGGGCCGCGTCGGAGCCGCCGGTGAGGGCCGCGCCGCCGGCGCCCGGGCCGGCGTCGTGCGCGAGGTCCCCGGCATCGCGGTGGACGGCACCGCCCGCCGCGGGCGAGTCCGCCATCCCCGGCACCGCGACCGGCTCCGCGGCGTACACCGCCTTCTCGAGCGCCCGCTGCGAGGCCGACCGGGCGGCGAACTCGATGTCCGCCGGCGAGAAGCCCTCGGTGCGCTCCACCAGCTGCTCCACCTCCACGTCCGGCAGGACCGCCTCGGGGATGAAGCGCTGCCACATGGCCCGGCGTGCCTCGGCATCCGGGAGGCCGATGGGGATGACGTAGTCGAAGCGGCCGTGGCGCAGGAAGGCGGAGTCGAGGGCACGGATGAAGTTGGTCGCGCACACGAGCAGCCGCCCGGGCTGCTCGCGGAACGCCGGGATGATCTTGAGCAGCTCGTTCGTGACGCCCTGGTTGGGGCTGGGCGGATCGCCCGCGCGGTGCGAGGCGATCTCCTCGACCTCATCCAGGAACACGACCGCGTGCTCGAGCTCCGAGATCTCGAGGAAGGTGCTGCGGAGCGCGCCTGCGAGGCCCTCGGGCCCGGCGGCGAGGCGGGACGGGAACACCTCCACGAACGGCCACTCGAGGCGGGAGGCGATCGCCTTCGCGAACGTCGTCTTCCCGGTCCCCGGCGGCCCGAAGAGCACGACGGCGCGCGGCGGCACCACCCCGAACTCGTCCGCGAGTTCGGCCTGGGCCAGGGGGAGCACGAGCCGGCGCTCGAGGAGCTGCTTCTCCCGCTTCATGCCGGCCACCTTGTCCCACAGGTCGCGCGGGAGGACCCGGCCGCCGAGCTGGGCGAGGGGCTCGAGCTCGGTGCGCTGGACGGGGATCTGCCGCTCGAAGAAGCGCAGGTTCTGCACGTCCTTGAACCCGCGGGAGAGGAAGGCCTCGAGGCGGGTCTCGGTGTCCGGCATGAGCGCGGAGAGCTTGGTGAGGCCGAGGGGTGCCATGCGGTTCTCGAGGGCCGCGAGGAGCGCGGTGCCGATCCCGCGGGAGCGCCACTCCGGGAGGGTCGCGAGGAACACGATCCAGCCCTGCTCGTGGGCCGCGCGGCCCACGGCGGCGCCGACCACGTCGTCGCCATGGAGCGCCACGACCGCCACGTCCTTCTGGCAGCTCGCGAGGACCTCGGAGAGCGAGTACACCGGTTC
Proteins encoded:
- a CDS encoding ATP-binding protein, with product MTTWRIRDFHPSDLDGILHLWSAMTASGIEPVYSLSEVLASCQKDVAVVALHGDDVVGAAVGRAAHEQGWIVFLATLPEWRSRGIGTALLAALENRMAPLGLTKLSALMPDTETRLEAFLSRGFKDVQNLRFFERQIPVQRTELEPLAQLGGRVLPRDLWDKVAGMKREKQLLERRLVLPLAQAELADEFGVVPPRAVVLFGPPGTGKTTFAKAIASRLEWPFVEVFPSRLAAGPEGLAGALRSTFLEISELEHAVVFLDEVEEIASHRAGDPPSPNQGVTNELLKIIPAFREQPGRLLVCATNFIRALDSAFLRHGRFDYVIPIGLPDAEARRAMWQRFIPEAVLPDVEVEQLVERTEGFSPADIEFAARSASQRALEKAVYAAEPVAVPGMADSPAAGGAVHRDAGDLAHDAGPGAGGAALTGGSDAARGPVRTAADGTHPADTGARRGPSTQDYLEAIAETKTTVSDEVAAAFLEDIEQLARV